A region from the Triticum aestivum cultivar Chinese Spring chromosome 3D, IWGSC CS RefSeq v2.1, whole genome shotgun sequence genome encodes:
- the LOC123076936 gene encoding mediator of RNA polymerase II transcription subunit 22a, producing MSKPGGSAGGATAGPTAAAAAAAAQKQRALLQKADADVSSLVDNFSALINIARVNDPPVRNSQEAFQMDMRASRMVHSADSLLKLVSELKRTAIFSGLASLSENVDRRIEVFSQQAEETERMLERIGQEAAASLKELEAHYYSSVVRTPLYD from the exons ATGAGCAAGCCAGGCGGCAGCGCTGGCGGTGCTACGGCGGGCCcgacggcggcggccgcggccgccgcggctCAGAAGCAACGGGCGCTCCTCCAGAAGGCCGACGCCGACGTCAGCAGCCTCGTCGACAACTTCTCCGCCCTCATCAACATCGCCCGC GTCAACGACCCGCCCGTGCGCAACTCGCAGGAGGCATTCCAGATGGACATGCGCGCCTCCCGAATG GTGCATTCAGCGGACTCTCTGTTGAAACTAGTATCGGAACTTAAGAGGACAGCTATCTTTTCTGGGCTTGCTTCTTTGAGTGAGAATGTTGATAGGAGGATTGAAGTGTTCAGTCAACAGGCAGAGGAGACAGAGAGAATGCTGGAGAGGATTGGGCAGGAAGCAGCAGCAAGCCTTAAGGAGTTGGAGGCACATTACTACTCGTCTGTTGTGCGGACTCCGCTCTATGATTGA